A DNA window from Plasmodium brasilianum strain Bolivian I chromosome 12, whole genome shotgun sequence contains the following coding sequences:
- a CDS encoding hypothetical protein (conserved Plasmodium protein) translates to MKVEENRRRETKNESEVSKGRSGLKGEEDIERRVKENGRGSSLLTKRSISRSTRVQHNSLENDLKGNKHMHGKKRRKDKSTSDINSSVITSDKSSEHNSSDEYRRRRRRREERDGRQRDDRQRDGRQRDGRQRDDRQRDGRQRDGRQRDDRQRDDRQRDDRERDSRERDSRERNDYEREGRDRKNGYERNSHDRNSRERNSHERDNRKPRERHERREKEDRRKKRSSKLNRNLSSSHERSRSRERRRRKLQAECIKKAGGFKKLADMEGHETTNVFWDGFQWVAKTNQSNVFHLDPAVMNSTRKLRRLYFGNLPLHLGLSENDFQEIVWNEMKKRKYCNDENVNPVLYVWFAKDKGNYGFVEFSTVEETERALTMDGMLCKGVTLKVSRPNDYSTNTVKHNQNTLLQAVAKNNNNLLATISSNSVSGMNNISGVNNISGVNNISGVNNISGVNNISGVNSINPAGNLYNKPPPPPGAPPPSVLKDSTDPTSLEYNNIQTKYLRVLEIVSANSINHEDYSSILEDIKDGFHTQGIIINSILITQKYAQTTPFNVGDVVIEFENAASVDKSIINMSNRKYEGKVIRMSKLDENMYNTFVKPIIRDLPSKYTKKMNEIKKTVLTEKKNEEITTILNKNILFKEYSNTNDLKDDTFVNITTDYSLESEKEKSNISLFSIFKKKLKEEKYCSRFLILFKIPCNANQKKKVIETLKADLKEKYGPITGVCIMVNIYGIMLLECVGTSNIFSFIKHLGGIKEIYKVQILYFSELHNQIINDDFYFYEYSKEDPKGVSSGECNYVDEVWDLYINVLSLCCFIKNNKDKQNIFDLNENIKKNFSSLPNLYNDDAKQYLWNMDEFVSFFIEDFKLPFDDFSDDFLDF, encoded by the exons ATGAAAGTTGAGGAAAATAGAAGGAGGGAAACTAAAAATGAGTCCGAAGTAAGCAAAGGAAGGAGTGGCCTCAAGGGCGAAGAAGATATAGAAAG GAGGGTAAAGGAAAATGGAAGAGGTAGCTCTTTATTAACAAAGAGGAGTATATCACGTTCTACTAGGGTACAACATAACTCATTAGAAAATGATTTAAAGGGAAATAAACACATgcatggaaaaaaaagaagaaaggaTAAAAGTACATCTGATATTAATTCTTCTGTAATAACATCCGATAAGTCTAGTGAGCATAACAGCTCAGACGAATACAGACGAAGGAGAAGAAGAAGAGAAGAAAGGGATGGTCGTCAAAGGGATGATCGTCAAAGAGATGGTCGTCAAAGGGATGGTCGTCAAAGGGATGATCGTCAAAGAGATGGTCGTCAAAGGGATGGTCGTCAAAGGGATGATCGTCAAAGGGATGATCGTCAAAGGGATGACCGAGAAAGGGATAGCCGAGAAAGGGATAGCCGAGAGAGGAATGATTACGAAAGGGAAGGACGTGATAGAAAAAATGGATACGAAAGGAATAGCCACGATAGAAATAGTCGAGAAAGAAATAGCCATGAAAGAGATAACCGTAAACCACGCGAACGACATGAACGACGTGAGAAGGAAGACAGGAGAAAGAAAAGGTCCAGTAAACTTAATCGAAATTTATCATCATCCCATGAACGATCTAGATCAAGGGagagaagaagaagaaaattacAAGCAGAATGCATTAAAAAAGCAGGAGGATTTAAAAAGCTAGCCGATATGGAAGGTCATGAAACAACAAATGTATTTTGGGATGGTTTTCAGTGGGTTGCAAAAACAAATCAGTCaaatgtttttcatttagATCCTGCAGTTATGAATTCTACAAGAAAATTAAGGAGGCTTTATTTTGGTAATCTACCACTTCATTTAGGATTAAGTGAAAATGATTTCCAAGAGATAGTATggaatgaaatgaaaaaaagaaaatattgtaaTGATGAGAATGTTAATCCTGTTTTATATGTTTGGTTTGCGAAAGATAAAGGAAATTATGGTTTTGTTGAATTTTCCACTGTAGAAGAAACAGAAAGAGCATTAACAATGGATGGTATGCTATGTAAAGGGGTTACTCTTAAGGTCTCAAGACCAAATGACTATTCTACAAATACAGTAAAGCATAATCAAAATACCCTTCTTCAAGCAGTGGccaagaataataataatttattagcTACTATCAGCTCCAACAGTGTAAGCGGCATGAACAACATAAGCGGTGTGAACAACATAAGCGGTGTGAACAACATAAGCGGTGTGAATAACATAAGCGGTGTGAACAACATAAGCGGCGTGAATAGTATAAACCCTGCTGgcaatttatataataagcCACCTCCCCCCCCTGGTGCCCCTCCACCTTCTGTGCTCAAAGACTCAACAGATCCTACCTCACTTGAGTACAACAATATACAAACAAAGTATTTAAGAGTATTAGAAATCGTTTCTGCAAATTCAATTAATCATGAAGATTACTCTTCCATCTTAGAGGATATAAAAGATGGTTTTCATACGCAAggtataattattaattccATTTTGATTACGCAGAAATATGCACAAACTACTCCATTCAATGTAGGTGATGTTGTAATTGAATTTGAAAATGCTGCTTCAGTTGATAAGAGTATTATAAACATGTCTAATAGGAAATATGAAGGAAAAGTTATAAGGATGAGCAAACTAGatgaaaatatgtataataccTTTGTTAAACCCATAATTCGGGATCT CCCATCAAAGTATaccaaaaaaatgaacgaaaTCAAAAAGACGGTGTTAACAGAAAAGAAGAATGAAGAAATAACgacaattttaaataaaaatatattatttaaagagTACAGTAACACAAATGATTTGAAGGATGATACGTTTGTGAATATCACAACAGATTACAGCTTAGAGagtgaaaaggaaaaaagcaatatttctttatttagcatttttaaaaaaaaattaaaagaggAAAAGTATTGTAGTagatttttaattctttttaaaataccaTGTAATgcaaatcaaaaaaaaaaagtcattGAAACGTTGAAGGCTGATCTTAAGGAAAAGTATGGACCTATTACAGGTGTTTGTATTATGGTAAACATTTATGGTATTATGCTATTAGAGTGTGTTGGGactagtaatatattttccttcaTAAAACACTTGGGTggtataaaagaaatttataaagtccaaatattatatttcagCGAATTACATAATCAAATTATAAATGatgatttttatttctatgaaTATAGCAAAGAAGACCCTAAAGGAGTATCATCGGGCGAGTGTAACTATGTGGACGAG GTGTGGGACTTGTACATAAACGTCCTAAGTTTATGctgttttattaaaaacaacAAGGATAAACAGAATATTTTTGATTTGaatgaaaacataaaaaaaaatttctcatCACTGCCAAATTTGTATAATGATGACGCAAAACAGTACCTATGGAATATGGATG AGTTCGTCTCCTTTTTCATCGAGGACTTTAAGCTACCATTTGACGATTTTTCCGATGACTTCTTGGACTTTTAA
- a CDS encoding WD repeat-containing protein, whose product MNKEEEGAIISETRMNQFGICAAFENEGYISSIDMLNNIVAVTNTKNIIKIYDISDRKEILSCIIEDIVINDVKLLKTNLNGNNNSCAHLELNECLFTAYENRKKCKIYHFNILNKKIIHIFEFFSEIVDNSFSLHPNTHIFIVTLRSKELLVYHIKEKTMLYKTDVQNEYCIASYNKTGIIYAYTVNEKIIYLCSCFGDDYNDEYFANFDISKITNNGNFCTHIDFSFDEKKMLIATKFNYIYTLDAYTGDVLCSYNFMYDNSPLLITYISYPIYSFDSNYVLSGGKDGHLHIWDVKGNFVCKKKIGNNVLFVKWVYNRVAFITTSNYVLIWQIPKKD is encoded by the exons atgaataagGAGGAGGAAGGCGCTATTATAAGCGAGACCCGCATGAACCa atttGGCATATGCGCGGCTTTCGAAAATGAAGGGTACATATCGAGCATAGACATGTTAAATAACATAGTAGCCGTAACCAATaccaaaaatattataaagatatatgATATAAGTGACAGAAAAGAAATACTAAGTTGTATCATTGAAGATATAGTTATAAATGATGTGAAATTACTGAAGACCAATTTAAATGGTAACAATAACTCGTGTGCACATTTAGAATTGAACGAGTGTTTATTTACGGCATATGAAAAtcgaaaaaaatgtaaaatatatcattttaacattctgaataaaaaaataatacatatatttgaattttttagtGAAATTGTTGACAATAGTTTTTCATTGCATCCAAATactcatatatttattgttacgTTAAGAAGTAAAGAATTGTTAGTTTATCATATAAAGGAGAAAACAATGTTATATAAAACGGATGTTCAAAATGAATATTGTATAGCTAGCTATAACAAAACAGGAATTATATATGCCTATAcagttaatgaaaaaattatatacttatgtagCTGTTTTGGAGATGACTATAATGATGAATATTTTGCAAATTTTGACATTTCAAAAATAACGAATAATGGCAATTTTTGTACACATATTGACTTTTcttttgatgaaaaaaaaatgcttattGCTACTAAGtttaattacatatacacactGGACGCATACACAGGGGATGTACTGTGTTCATACAATTTCATGTACGATAATAGCCCGTTActtattacttatatatcTTATCCAATTTATTCGTTCGATTcaaattatgttttatcaG GTGGGAAAGATGGTCACCTGCATATCTGGGACGTAAAGGGGAATTTCGTGtgcaagaaaaaaattggtAACAACGTTTTGTTTGTTAAGTGGGTGTATAACAGAGTTGCATTTATAACAA cgaGTAACTATGTTTTAATCTGGCAGATACCTAAAAAggattaa
- a CDS encoding hypothetical protein (conserved Plasmodium protein): MKLNYFKKSNAFIPSFINHKVLGNLYKFNTNTQKNIIKKKNAQEPKEVQPERDYIDIGNVEYKYCPYLKPLDIKGIKRADRKFDYNSSYAFMVAQNDYKENLKEKNLLTKYLYNGMKVPLPPKRYKISEYVKF, encoded by the exons ATGAAGCTAAACTATTTTAAGAAAAGTAATGCATTCATTCCAAGCTTTATTAATCATAAG GTGTTAggaaatttatataagtttAATACCAACactcaaaaaaatataattaagaagaaaaatgcCCAAGAACCGAAAGAGGTACAGCCTGAAAGGGATTACATTGATATAGGAAATGtggaatataaatattgtcCCTACTTGAAGCCTTTAGACATAAAAGGCATTAAAAGGGCTGATAGAAAATTTGACTATAATAGTAGCTACGCTTTTATGGTTGCACAGAAtgattataaagaaaatttaaaggagaaaaatttgctcacaaaatatttatacaatgGAATGAAAGTACCATTGCCTCccaaaagatataaaatatcggaatatgtaaaattttaa